In Theileria equi strain WA chromosome 3, complete sequence, the genomic window TTTGACTATGTAGTTCTTAAGGTTAAGTTTAGAACTGTCGTAATTTTCGACCGTTATTTCATTTGTACAATTATTTCCCACGTCCTTTTCACAGTATGGGTTTTTATACTCCTTCGTCTCGGTGACATCTATGATCACCGGGCTAAAAAGTTTACACTTTTGTTTATGGAGCGCCTTTACGAGTTCTTGGTCTTTGAGTTCAATTTCGTCTTTAGGTTCTATCATAGTCCATTTCTTGTTACTGTCGTTGGTACTTACACTCCTATCATTTCCGTAATGAACTGTAGCACCCAAAGCGGCTACTCCAATAATAAGAGGCTTCTTACGACTCTGGTCTTGgtcccagtagtagacagaaAGATTAGGAGTTTGTTGATTGACATTGAGTGAAAGATGTTCATCATACTCATCATCTACATGATCTCTCCATTTAAGAACAACATCTCTGTACCTAATTGACTTATCACCCTGGCTGTAATCATGCCTGTACTTGTTATATCCTTCAACATATCCATCATCGTTCTCCCTGACAGCGGTAACTTTTGTCTCATTGCATGCACAATTATAATCTTGTATTGCACGAATGTTTATGTGGTGGAGATTGCGCAGATCACAGGTGAGTTTAATGAGCTTCTCAGTAAGTTCTTCAGTTGGGGTATACCCACTGTAAAAGTTTTTATCTCCACCTGGGATAATCTTCCATTTAGTATTTTCAGGATCTCCCTTGTTTTCATACCAGTGCTCTCCATCACGTCCTTTGAGTCTGAGTATAAGCGGTTTTTTTatatattcatcattttcataaGTTTTACTGTAGTAATTGTATACCTCTTTTATCCCAGAGTGTTTAGTGGTAAGTTTCTTTTCACTCTCATCTTTAAGCTCTTGTTCACCATATTTaagatttaaaatagaGAATACCGATGAATAGTGtttacattctttatattcactGTACTTACTTCTAATTGTTCCAAGAAATTGAGTTACATCCCTAGAACATCCGCATTTTCTTTCACTTTTACCCCTAATTTCTTTCTTATGTTTCTGTGGGCATTTGTACTTGATATCTATGCTTGGAGGCATTCATGTTACTCTATAGTATCCCACTTTATATCTCTTAAATAATGTTATAGTAGTATCTTTTTTCAGTATTCActttccattcatccttcctcacaagtagctcactgtcagagagactatccacagaacgAGATGAACAGCTATCAacacaggctcctatacgTTGTGTACTAGTCACTTCgctaatagagtctctatcactcttctttaagctcccgcTGGTCGCCCATTCCACAGTGAtatactccctagtcttggacgtcggtaggtcacctgtttcagtactccttacagtcgtacttgcacagtgaGAAATCCTGCTCTTTTTTAGATTCACCCAGTTCACCATTCATCTGCTTATACAACTTACCGTTTGGAAAACTTTGCGATAGTTCAGTCATGAGATCGATTGCATCCTTCGGATCCAAGAAAAAGAGGACATTCGGTTCATTCTTGAAATTTAAAGTCAAATTCGAGCCATTGTTAGCAACGACCCTGAACACTGGTACATATTCTAGCCCATTTGTGGTATATATCCCATTGTCTATTCCTTTTAGTGTGTGAAGTTTTGGAATCTTTATGGAATTTGCGCATCTTGTGGAAATTAGGGACAAAATAGCAATGGTTGGCCAAACGATGTCACACATTTCGACTTTTGTCCTGAATCTCGCCAAAACGGCCAAATTTATCTTCTATTAGTCATTTCGCTGAAAATTCAACTTGTGGCGAGGAAAATTCCCTCCGTTTGGTTCGGTGGTGGCGCCCACTACACACTCGACCAAAAGACGGACCTCAGAGCCAAAAAATTCGGAGTTTTGGGTCTTGAGAGAATAGGAACATGTATGGAAAGTTCATAGTTTTTGTTTCTCTCGCAGCTTTCGTAAAATGTCTAACAGTCCGGGATTCCAGCAGCTTATACTCTCGTGCTCCGCTAGCTTTTCAGTACAAGTACCCAAACGAGGTTTGTTGCTCACCTGCTTCTCTACATGTCATGTTCTTGAGCATTTGCCGGCCTTCCACCATCCACTTGCTCATTCACCCAAGTAAcgcaaatgtgtagaatgGCTTGGGATTCCTGGGCAGAAACCACAAGTATCCTCACCTCTTGGCCTTCCACAGCGAGGATTGCGACTTTTGCAAGGTAAGTTGCTGTCCCATGAATGCGCTTTGTATGGTATAGCTGTGAATTCTATTGCTCATTGAAATGTAGGACATGGACGTTGTAATTGACAAGGTGGTCAAGGACTGCAAAGTGCACATTGACAAGTTTTACGTTTCAAATGAGGATCACTACAGGGTTTGTCTTGCTCATTTTCCTCATACACTATTCAGCTATTCCTGAAATTAGACAAGAGGACAAAGTGCGGGGGTCTCCCGTTTTACTACAATATGGTCACTCACAGACACATTTGTGGAGCCACAACGTACCAAAATTTGCGTGCATGGGCTGAAAACCGGGATTGCAGGTACTTTATCCCTCTATCAATACACCTTCATGCAGTTCTACAATGCCACCAAATGTAAAGCAAGAAGAGATTGAATCGCATTATAGAGGGACTGGGATATTTGCTAGAATAAACAGGTTCATCCGACAGGTTCGCTTTGTGCATCCATACTGATGATTCACAAACCTTGCAGATTCTGCTAAAGGGTGAAGAAAAGATGCTCAAGAGATTAGACAAATGAATACAGTATCGGCTAACGTTTGGATTTGTGCGTTCATAAATAGACATTACTGTCATCATTACTACAAGACTCCCTGAAGAAGCCAAAGTATACGTTATCTGGATTGTAGCTAGTCGGTGGGAGCCTTGTACTGACAAGACCATAACAAAGCCCCGGAACCACGTCTAGACAATGTATGGTCGTTTGATGCAGTAACATTTACATGCCTTTGGACGGAATTTTACCAAAGCCTTGGATGAAAATCTCGTCTAGACGCTGTCTAAGGGATCTTGTAGGCCATAACTCGTCCGCGGCCGCACCACTCTTTTGGATACTAGAAAAACCTCTAGCATTAGTTCCTAAGACCATACAACGGTTATTCCCGTATTTATTCAACCATATCATTACAATGACATTGAGAAATATGGGCAGAAGAACCTCTAGAGGAATAAGTGGGTCATTGAATAGCCACTGAAGAGCGCTCTACAAAATGCTCCAGCTCCCTCGGAACGCCTCACTGGGACAACAGGATCACTTCCAGGAATAAATGACCTCTTCATGGCTTAGGATAGTCTATGGGCTTGTGTGTGTGTCTGTTGGGTTTAATTCACACATGGGCCTTTTGAATGACCTTATCACCAGTCATTCCAAAGTCACACGTGGTATTCCTGCAAGTTTAAAGTCAAAGGAATGCATAAATCTCTCGTTTGGGATCTACTTATGGGCGGACCCATTTCTTCCGCCCATGTGTGGTGACCTTCCTCATAAATCCGGTCAGTTGAAATTAGACTAAAAGGTCCAGGACCACAGCTTAACGCTAATTTTCTTTAATTTTTCAGATACCTTCTGTCTATCACATCGATAGAAGATCATTACGTCTTATAAAGGATTTATATAGCATCGTCTGATACTCCCGTTTTTTAAAGATCAAGATGGTGGCCGTTATTTCTGCTAATCCCAGTGAGAGGTTGATGGACAATCGCATTGACGATGACGTAGAAGTTGCCGAGGAACAGACCTCCTTCTTCCGTCGTTTTTTTGCCAAGAGACGCAACGTGATCTTTCTCTCCGCCGCTTCATTCCTCTTGCTTGTATTGGCTTCTACCCTTACTGGCATCTTTGTCGCTCGCCACAGGGCCGTTGTTGCGTTCAAGGAAAATCTCACTCAATTCTTGGATGAAAAATTTGTTCTCACCGAGCCCAAAGAACGTGCTTCTCATGTCGAGGAGTTGACTGACTTGTTCAGCAACGGCTACATTAGCGCTGATCATGTTTCCGAGCTTGAAGCTTTGATGGAATTCGACGAATTCAACAAGTTCTACTCCCGCGAGCACGCTGATGCCGATGAGCGCCGTGTTCGTTTCTTGGCCTTCCGTAACAACTACAACGCCGTAAAGGCCCAGACTGGCGAAGAGTCTTACGAGAAGGGTATCAACAAATTCAGTGATATGACTGATGAGGAATTCAATCTCAGATTCCCTGCCCTATCCGTTGAGGAGCTCAAGAAGAGTCTTGAAGTATCAGCATCCGAGGAATTCACTTCTCCAGAACATTTGGATAAGGTCAGAATTGCCAAGGGTCTAGGTGTTGAAGACTCCGTTGATGGTGAAGATCTGGATTGGAGAAAGCTTAATGGTGTCACCCCTGTCAAGGACCAAGGCAACTGTGGTTCCTGCTGGGCTTTTGCCGCTGTTGGATCTGTTGAAAGTTTGTACTTGATCAAAAAAGGTCAGGCCCTTGACTTGAGTGAACAAGAGTTGGTCAACTGCGAAGAAAACAGTAATGGTTGTGAGGGCGGTCTCCCCAACAAGGCTTTGGAATACATCAAGGCCAAGGGTATTTCACACTCAAAGGATCTTCCATACCATGCCGCTAATGAAGAATGCGTAGTGTCATCATCTGACAAGGTCTTTATTCATAGCTTCTTTGCCAACACTGGCTTGGATATCCTCAACAAGTCACTTGTTGTTTCTCCAACAATCGTAGCTATTGCAGCTTCAAAGGAATTTACAGCATACAAGGGTGGTATATTCACTGGAGAATGTGCTCCAGAGCTCAACCATGCTGTTTTGTTGGTCGGCGAAGGCCATGATGAGGCAACTGGCAAGCGTTTCTGGATCGTCAAAAACTCCTGGGGAACAGACTGGGGAGAGAACGGTTTCTTCAGGTTTGAGCGTACTGATGAAGGTTCCGACAAGTGCGACATTCTTGAATTTGGCTTCACACCCGCGTTGAAGTGCCACAGCAAAAAGCTATAGCCGTCTGCTATAAGTTATATATGTATGAATATACATTAGCGTATAAATTAATGCGAATTTCATAGTCAACAAGTAGCTTTGACTCGGTGCGTTTCAGGGTGGAGGTCATAGGTGGTACGTAATATACTTTTCCCTCTCGTGGAAACCAGCGTTCGTCATTAATGACTCGTTACAGCTATGGTTTGctacattttcatattATTCCATTGATGTTAGTATTTCAAACGCCAATGCGAATATCTATCATGTTAGAGAAAAATTTGATATCCCTAAAGTACCTATTCATCCTCTCATAGTCTGATTCCAGTAAAGTTTTCTTATCTTTAATAATGGTCAAAGCCAATTTTACATTCCTAAAAGCGTTTTCACAAATATTTCGTACATAATCACTGGgaattttatcatttttaaaatttgctAGGGCCACTATACACCTTTCAATTCCGCTATTTGATCCGGCAGCATCCAGTTGTGCAGATTCTGTTAGTTCATTGATACTATGTAAAacttcttccatagtattTTTTCTATTTTCCATGATATCGTATGCTCCATGCATAACTTGAGTTCCTTCAGACTTTGGTATTGGGGAAATAAGGGGTGAAGACTCCTCAACCATCTCATTTGCCAAGTAAATTAAGGATTGCGCTCCTTCTTtgtttttgatgatttgACTCATGATATCCGAAAGTTTTGCTCCAAAGGTATCAGCAATTAAAATTATTTCCGCCTTTGAAGAGGATTGTGTTATTTGTGGATTTACAAAACTTTCAGTGGGACCACCTAACAATCTATAATTGTCCATATAATAAGATTCAAACTGAGTCATTCTACCTGCTACCGTTCGGATACACTCAAACTTGATAACCTTATCCTCATAGTCTTTCTCGAGTTCCTCAAGTGCCGGTTTATTCCTCTCCAACATCTCCTTTGCCTCTTGTACTTTGGCTAGAATGGCATCATCACTGTATTCCCCAACCAATACTCTATTTATTTTCAGTATCATAGAGTTGGAATCAAGGTATATCTTGGTAAGTTTTGAAGTTTCAGTCTTTATTAATCTGGAAATTTGCCCCTCTAAGGTATTCAGTTGTTCTTGTCCCCTTTCTGAGGATGTTCTAAGGTGTGCCTCAGCTCCATATGCATTATTTTTGAGCGTTATTACCTCTTTCATTAGCTTATTTCTCTTCACAATAGCATTTATTGCGTCCATAGCGTTCTGTTTTAACTTAGTCTGGAGCTCAGCGAACTGATCTTTTGGAGCAGAATTTTGTGATAAATTAGTTGACCTATAGCCACTATATTCTCCATCCCTAGACGGGTCATATTGTCCTCCGCGTGTCGCTAAGGTATACCTTGAAAAAATAGTGAAAAATGTCAGTCCGAGTATGATGGTATTCATGGTTTCAAGTAGTGTTTATTTCGTTATACAATATATTTCGTGATATTAATCGCTATAGGCTATGTGAATTGTCTGGTTGGGTTTATAGATCTATTATGTAGAAGATGTCTTAGATGCAGGCTGCTGCAACCAAGAGTTATCAAAGAATAATCTTAATACCAAATGATTTGTAAGAGtaacaaaaatgttttttTCATGTTAATCCCATTTTTAATCATTCAATTTTCAAATAATTCATGTTTTTAAACTTCGTCTTTGGtaatataaatatatagACGAGTATGTAAACTACGTTTTAAAATCATTCCTGGTGTTTTATACAGGTATTCTGCATTCTAATAAAGTTCCTATTCATCATCTTCGTAAactattcttcctccattctcatctGTTATAAAGGAGTATTCTGAGCTGATCCAGTTATTTTCTCTTAAGAGTGACAAAACACAAATCTTTGGATTCATGCCACTTGTATCCAGGATGACAATCTTCTCAATAATACAATCTCTCAGCAGTTCGTCTACCGGGAGGTCGCCATATCTCACCAAGCCAATGTAGGCAGTGTTGATCGATTGTGGCCTTACCCTGAATACCGTCTCTCCAGACGGATCTGTAATGCGTTCAATCTCGTTGGGAAGGTCATTGGAGATTATGTCGATTTCTATATGGTATCTCGTCAGTGGTAGATAATGAGATCCTGGTTCCTTTACAAGCTCGTTAACCTTAGAGATAATTTCCCCGTTGTCCTCTATGCAATAATCAGTGATTCTAACAACCTTTCTCCCATCATCTTCTCTGCAAAAGTATACAAATCTCTCCACAATTAGGTCGTTGTCCTCAGAAATCACTTCCCAGTCATCCATTACATCACCAATTTTGTAATCTTCATGGTAGTCTTGGTCAATCTCATAATAAAATGCGCCAGAAAAGTTTGTTGCCGTAATTATAGCAGGCACCTCCATAGCTATGTCAAGGGTGATTGGAATCCTTTGTGGGTCCTCTTCGACATCTTCCGCATCCTCGAAATCGTTATCAATGACTATAATTGACCTAATCTCCTCAGTTTCGGAGTGTAGATTTCCATAGTCTCCTAGGGCACTCTTTGTAGACAAGAAGATAGTGAGCAGAAGGGGTACTCTCAGAAGTGCATTCATTGTTGTTTGTGGTAGAATGTATAGCGGTGGTATACTAGAGATTGACAACTAGATATGGGGaataattttataaattcctGTGCATCTGCTGCTATAACAACATATTTTTTATGCAAATATAATTCCCTAGTCGTTGCGCGTTTCTATACTTTAGTTTACACAAACACATTGTCATCCTCACATATACTAATGCGGCTACAGTGTTAACAGTCCGCTATTGTAAAATTGAGAGAATAATTCATCACAAT contains:
- a CDS encoding hypothetical protein (encoded by transcript BEWA_001080A) produces the protein MYGKFIVFVSLAAFVKCLTVRDSSSLYSRAPLAFQYKYPNENGLGFLGRNHKYPHLLAFHSEDCDFCKDMDVVIDKVVKDCKVHIDKFYVSNEDHYRLFLKLDKRTKCGGLPFYYNMVTHRHICGATTYQNLRAWAENRDCSSTMPPNVKQEEIESHYRGTGIFARINRFIRQILLKGEEKMLKRLDK
- a CDS encoding cysteine protease (encoded by transcript BEWA_001090A), whose translation is MVAVISANPSERLMDNRIDDDVEVAEEQTSFFRRFFAKRRNVIFLSAASFLLLVLASTLTGIFVARHRAVVAFKENLTQFLDEKFVLTEPKERASHVEELTDLFSNGYISADHVSELEALMEFDEFNKFYSREHADADERRVRFLAFRNNYNAVKAQTGEESYEKGINKFSDMTDEEFNLRFPALSVEELKKSLEVSASEEFTSPEHLDKVRIAKGLGVEDSVDGEDLDWRKLNGVTPVKDQGNCGSCWAFAAVGSVESLYLIKKGQALDLSEQELVNCEENSNGCEGGLPNKALEYIKAKGISHSKDLPYHAANEECVVSSSDKVFIHSFFANTGLDILNKSLVVSPTIVAIAASKEFTAYKGGIFTGECAPELNHAVLLVGEGHDEATGKRFWIVKNSWGTDWGENGFFRFERTDEGSDKCDILEFGFTPALKCHSKKL
- a CDS encoding hypothetical protein (encoded by transcript BEWA_001100A); this translates as MNTIILGLTFFTIFSRYTLATRGGQYDPSRDGEYSGYRSTNLSQNSAPKDQFAELQTKLKQNAMDAINAIVKRNKLMKEVITLKNNAYGAEAHLRTSSERGQEQLNTLEGQISRLIKTETSKLTKIYLDSNSMILKINRVLVGEYSDDAILAKVQEAKEMLERNKPALEELEKDYEDKVIKFECIRTVAGRMTQFESYYMDNYRLLGGPTESFVNPQITQSSSKAEIILIADTFGAKLSDIMSQIIKNKEGAQSLIYLANEMVEESSPLISPIPKSEGTQVMHGAYDIMENRKNTMEEVLHSINELTESAQLDAAGSNSGIERCIVALANFKNDKIPSDYVRNICENAFRNVKLALTIIKDKKTLLESDYERMNRYFRDIKFFSNMIDIRIGV
- a CDS encoding signal peptide-containing protein (encoded by transcript BEWA_001110A), with protein sequence MNALLRVPLLLTIFLSTKSALGDYGNLHSETEEIRSIIVIDNDFEDAEDVEEDPQRIPITLDIAMEVPAIITATNFSGAFYYEIDQDYHEDYKIGDVMDDWEVISEDNDLIVERFVYFCREDDGRKVVRITDYCIEDNGEIISKVNELVKEPGSHYLPLTRYHIEIDIISNDLPNEIERITDPSGETVFRVRPQSINTAYIGLVRYGDLPVDELLRDCIIEKIVILDTSGMNPKICVLSLLRENNWISSEYSFITDENGGRIVYEDDE